A single Defluviitalea saccharophila DNA region contains:
- a CDS encoding methyl-accepting chemotaxis protein, with protein MNFINNLKTKTKLLVVFAFILIITILININGRYTAKNLQNSLETFYNDNFLSNLILGEIQVNQEKAVTEIQRILYKTEALHNPAVIEASLEELNRLMTANELLIKDYESKDLLPEEIELLDRLKTTNTDYEIVKEKVINAAKSGDFKLAAEINDKHVRELGEEISGILAHMKELNNQIAIDIMSANKEKFNRTRNFGILSLVIACLVCLGLIILLNRMITKPIKTLVEYANRMAEGDFTYDVPENILRRKDEMGMLAGAFASMNEKIHAMLKEVSVSAEESSSASEELAASAEEVTAQGESIATSIQQIAEGMEEISFSIEEIAKGGLEINNRVQLLERKAIDGEEKVNKIKNRAEEMKDTARLSKQTANDIYNLKQKEIKLAIEEVGIVEEITKMADVISEIAEQTNLLALNAAIEAARAGEQGRGFAVVAEEVRKLAEHSANTAAEIHQVIRQVYGTVEKLIANAEEILKFIDEKVAPDYDMLEKTGEQYAEDARFVKSLTNDFAAAAYQILNSVEEINDAIGGVSATVEEATASAQEISGSSLESTKALEEVARTAQSQAEMAERLSTMVARFKV; from the coding sequence GAATCTTCAGAACAGTTTAGAGACCTTCTATAATGATAACTTTCTTTCCAACCTGATATTGGGCGAGATACAGGTAAACCAGGAGAAAGCGGTAACAGAAATTCAGAGGATTTTATATAAAACAGAAGCTTTGCATAACCCGGCTGTTATAGAGGCATCACTGGAAGAGTTGAATAGATTAATGACGGCAAATGAACTTTTAATCAAAGATTATGAAAGTAAAGATCTTTTACCGGAAGAAATAGAACTTTTAGACAGGCTAAAAACCACTAACACTGACTATGAGATTGTCAAAGAAAAGGTAATAAATGCTGCAAAAAGTGGTGACTTCAAATTAGCTGCCGAGATTAATGATAAACATGTAAGGGAATTGGGAGAAGAAATTTCTGGTATTTTGGCTCATATGAAAGAATTGAATAACCAAATTGCTATTGATATAATGTCTGCTAACAAAGAGAAATTTAACAGAACCAGAAATTTTGGTATCTTATCATTAGTCATTGCATGTCTGGTGTGTTTAGGGTTGATTATACTTTTAAATAGAATGATTACTAAACCGATCAAAACTCTGGTAGAATATGCCAATCGTATGGCTGAAGGGGATTTTACTTATGATGTGCCAGAGAATATCCTGCGTCGTAAAGACGAAATGGGAATGTTAGCAGGTGCTTTTGCTTCAATGAATGAGAAAATTCATGCTATGCTTAAAGAAGTATCCGTTTCAGCAGAGGAAAGCAGTTCAGCAAGTGAAGAACTAGCTGCTTCAGCGGAGGAAGTTACTGCTCAGGGGGAAAGTATTGCTACTTCTATTCAACAAATTGCTGAAGGGATGGAAGAAATCAGCTTCTCCATAGAAGAAATTGCAAAAGGTGGATTAGAAATCAACAACAGAGTACAGTTGCTGGAAAGAAAGGCGATAGATGGTGAAGAAAAGGTAAATAAAATCAAAAACAGGGCGGAAGAAATGAAAGATACCGCTCGTCTTTCCAAGCAAACAGCCAACGACATCTATAATCTTAAGCAAAAGGAAATTAAATTGGCGATTGAAGAGGTTGGGATTGTAGAGGAAATAACCAAAATGGCGGATGTCATTTCAGAGATAGCTGAACAAACCAATCTACTGGCATTAAATGCTGCTATCGAAGCGGCTCGTGCAGGGGAGCAAGGTCGTGGTTTTGCAGTTGTTGCCGAAGAAGTGCGTAAATTAGCAGAACACTCGGCGAATACAGCAGCAGAGATTCATCAGGTCATTCGCCAGGTTTATGGCACTGTTGAAAAGCTTATAGCCAATGCTGAGGAGATATTGAAATTTATCGATGAGAAGGTTGCACCTGATTACGATATGTTGGAGAAAACAGGAGAACAGTATGCCGAAGATGCCCGTTTTGTAAAAAGTTTAACCAACGATTTTGCAGCAGCTGCTTATCAGATTTTGAATTCTGTCGAAGAGATTAACGATGCGATAGGCGGAGTTTCCGCTACTGTAGAAGAAGCCACTGCATCTGCGCAAGAGATCAGCGGCAGTTCGTTAGAATCAACTAAAGCTTTGGAAGAAGTAGCAAGGACGGCTCAGTCTCAAGCGGAAATGGCTGAGAGATTAAGTACCATGGTAGCTAGATTTAAAGTATAG
- a CDS encoding flavodoxin domain-containing protein, which produces MKSLIIYYSTYRKNTEKIAQLFAEKLGCELINIKNTDDVSIDGYDLIGFGSGIYKESLSPKLFKLVEDLDVKDKNVFVFSTSGVGMKFYNHKLVRLLESKEAIIKGNFACKGSFTARDFSNNKIFDIFGKFSQGHPNTKDFKNAEEFIKNII; this is translated from the coding sequence ATGAAATCCTTGATCATTTATTATTCTACCTATAGAAAAAATACTGAAAAGATTGCACAGCTATTTGCTGAAAAACTGGGCTGTGAGTTAATTAATATAAAAAATACGGACGATGTCAGCATCGATGGCTATGATCTTATAGGATTTGGTTCCGGGATATACAAAGAAAGTTTATCACCAAAACTATTTAAACTAGTTGAAGATTTGGATGTAAAAGATAAAAACGTTTTCGTATTTTCTACCAGTGGCGTTGGAATGAAATTTTACAATCATAAATTAGTAAGATTATTAGAATCAAAGGAAGCAATCATTAAGGGTAACTTCGCCTGTAAGGGAAGTTTTACAGCAAGAGATTTTAGCAATAATAAGATTTTTGATATCTTTGGGAAATTCTCACAGGGCCATCCTAATACTAAAGATTTCAAAAATGCAGAAGAATTTATTAAAAACATAATATAA
- a CDS encoding MBL fold metallo-hydrolase, with the protein MEYKILSLSITMPFGNIENTVYPILLWDKQNIILVDCGFIGSLPLLEKELQRVGVSIQQLTGLVLTHHDHDHMGAAADLKKLNPDMKIYASAVEAPFISAKEKPLRLQQAEELQKMLPPEQQDFGKAFCNMLRQVEPVEVDVFLHDGEYMEWCGGCRVLATPGHTPGHISLLLERDSLIITGDAIALEDGKPVIANPQFTLDFEQATKSMEKLLALKAKTYYCYHGGTFINN; encoded by the coding sequence ATGGAATATAAGATTTTAAGTTTATCCATAACCATGCCTTTTGGCAATATAGAAAATACAGTGTACCCAATCTTACTCTGGGACAAGCAAAACATTATTCTTGTTGATTGTGGTTTTATCGGTTCACTTCCTCTCCTCGAAAAGGAACTGCAAAGAGTTGGAGTGTCGATACAACAGTTAACTGGACTTGTATTGACTCATCATGATCACGACCATATGGGAGCGGCGGCTGATCTTAAAAAGTTAAATCCTGATATGAAAATATACGCTTCTGCTGTGGAGGCTCCATTCATTTCTGCTAAGGAAAAACCTCTGCGTTTGCAACAAGCAGAAGAACTGCAGAAAATGCTTCCGCCAGAACAGCAGGATTTTGGTAAGGCATTTTGTAATATGTTGCGTCAGGTTGAGCCGGTTGAGGTAGATGTTTTTTTACATGATGGAGAATATATGGAATGGTGTGGAGGATGTAGAGTTTTGGCAACTCCAGGGCATACTCCGGGCCATATTTCACTGCTTTTAGAAAGAGATTCCCTTATTATTACTGGCGATGCGATTGCTCTTGAGGATGGTAAGCCAGTTATCGCAAATCCACAGTTTACGCTAGATTTTGAACAAGCTACAAAATCTATGGAAAAATTATTGGCACTTAAGGCAAAAACTTATTATTGCTATCATGGTGGGACTTTTATCAATAATTGA
- a CDS encoding DUF4183 domain-containing protein: MSSINLSQIECYLTDRYGNILDPYTPGSISYSDVTRFLKTGSQRVRMPSGKYVRMFQFVVYIQGYLSLFMDGNRISPPIPFRVYKSFYLDVPRGTVLSFKTCLFKCSIHSINTTNDSLNININVRINTTAYPENQQNNVGCLRFFTTEINITYKYKENLLKAEVYQYNALSDGDKNTYYDADELTEYGNKGILDPETVSFFSLYINGVVQPSVNYEIKEGELTLKTDAPIEDTPVLIRFVTFKDTSGSVLPAEIYYYYAISDGEKTEYWNGDAIYSDKGILDPEEVSFINLYINGVLQPSVNYTVEENLLALLTSDIPPNEVPIVLEFITIKRLNGQVIKAKTYTFNALAHENNIYTNEDELTIYGNQGILDPTNTSYNNLFINAVLQPSVNYSVQKGLLTLNTDNLPLKDSPIALQFVTITS, translated from the coding sequence ATGTCAAGCATAAACTTATCGCAAATAGAATGTTACCTGACTGATAGATATGGAAATATCTTAGATCCATACACCCCCGGCTCAATTAGTTATTCCGATGTCACACGTTTTCTCAAAACCGGCAGTCAACGGGTTCGAATGCCTTCGGGAAAATATGTGCGCATGTTTCAGTTTGTCGTATACATCCAAGGCTATCTTTCTCTTTTTATGGACGGCAATCGAATATCTCCCCCTATACCCTTTAGGGTATATAAGAGTTTTTATCTGGATGTCCCCAGGGGAACTGTTTTATCATTTAAGACATGCCTTTTTAAATGTAGTATTCATTCCATTAATACTACGAATGATTCACTTAATATAAATATTAACGTGAGAATTAATACTACGGCTTATCCAGAAAATCAACAGAACAATGTTGGCTGTCTGCGCTTTTTTACAACTGAAATCAATATTACATACAAATATAAAGAAAACCTCCTAAAAGCTGAAGTATATCAGTATAATGCTTTATCTGATGGAGATAAAAATACCTATTATGATGCGGATGAATTAACCGAATACGGTAACAAAGGTATCCTTGATCCTGAAACAGTTTCTTTCTTTTCCTTATATATTAACGGGGTTGTACAGCCAAGTGTAAATTATGAAATAAAAGAAGGAGAGCTTACATTGAAAACAGATGCCCCTATAGAAGATACGCCTGTACTGATTAGATTTGTTACTTTCAAAGATACGAGTGGATCGGTTCTTCCGGCAGAGATATACTATTACTATGCAATCTCTGATGGAGAAAAGACAGAATATTGGAACGGCGATGCAATATATAGTGACAAAGGTATTCTCGATCCCGAAGAGGTATCCTTTATTAATTTATATATCAATGGCGTATTACAGCCATCAGTGAATTATACAGTGGAAGAAAATCTACTCGCTTTACTCACCTCAGATATCCCTCCCAATGAGGTTCCAATAGTCTTAGAGTTCATAACCATTAAAAGGCTTAACGGGCAAGTAATTAAAGCAAAAACTTATACATTTAATGCTCTTGCCCATGAAAACAATATATATACCAATGAAGATGAACTAACCATATATGGAAACCAAGGCATACTTGATCCTACAAATACTTCCTATAATAACCTGTTTATAAATGCTGTGCTCCAGCCCTCAGTCAATTATTCAGTACAAAAAGGCTTACTTACTTTAAATACCGATAATCTGCCTTTAAAAGATTCTCCTATTGCTTTACAATTTGTCACTATTACTTCTTAA
- a CDS encoding DUF4183 domain-containing protein, protein MATLFKLAIAAQTTTTVTTNPAVERYFYTLNPAHVDQGVLTIPANAFVDDEDAPVAEITLAADDNGYYLLFINGVLQQEDLYTVAADEVVITEADTIPEGAVITLVVTNFVPDADSQTTVNA, encoded by the coding sequence ATGGCTACTTTATTTAAACTTGCTATTGCTGCGCAGACTACAACAACAGTTACAACAAATCCTGCTGTGGAAAGATATTTTTATACTTTAAACCCAGCACATGTTGATCAAGGTGTCTTGACAATTCCAGCTAATGCTTTTGTTGATGACGAAGACGCCCCTGTAGCTGAAATTACTTTAGCTGCAGATGATAATGGTTACTATTTACTGTTCATTAATGGTGTATTACAACAGGAAGACTTATACACCGTTGCAGCTGATGAGGTAGTAATCACAGAAGCAGACACTATTCCAGAGGGTGCAGTAATTACTTTAGTCGTTACTAACTTTGTACCAGATGCAGATTCTCAAACTACAGTGAATGCTTAA